The genomic window ACAagtatccacaagtgaataaaagccatatttatatacctacatatttatttatatcttgataatgacaactagcaactaaacaaaaaagtgcagtctttgcaacaacataattatttttgaatacaatattgaagaaaattgaagatattttaagcgtcaattactaacgcttgctcggtattcgagtgagggacgcgggagtcgatagttcgaataagcggtcgttcagttgatcgacgttcggataatcgacgctctactgtacatttattttctcaagaatggggattttagagagaaatcccaaattacgtccgatttttatttttaaattatgattttttggcgtagatttatttatctagtaggtatgtaatgctttgatttacatacttaatttgattaccaacaaaagttctaccaatcttcatctaatatattgttttcttactgttttgttatattttaatattttcttccacaaaatttaaactacataatttaattatattcaaaacaactgtcaaacagtaaaacgttcagttaccctatttttccacatgacaaataatgtggaattggacgagtaagtctaggcttcgattacgaatcaaagcgccccgaaattcactggttcgattcccgatgcaagtttttatttttttatttttttatgcattttatgatttgttatataatttttttttttagaaaatgcgtatttaaaatttttgccaacaattgttatcgttcagaaatcattttttctttgtggcatttttcaatgtgtttgtgtgcgttttattctattatttttttaaatttttggtattgtcttaaaaatcacataataggtatgtagtagaagtataacttcttacttgcgtacaaagtacacacacattctttttttaattttatttctgtatttcatctatttttataatagacctggatcgcgagtaccaaaaaaagttgattaatagcaagctgaaaattcacggtgtctagtcggacaaactttgatgtatgggaacactgtatatataaaaatatttataaaatacttctggtaacactttagaataagtcacgcgtcgccactgcaaGGAAGAAAACGAAACTTTGACTTAAAAATCTACGAAAATAGACGAATATGTTCTCCATAGAACTATTCAGggcggctgcaaataagattaaatgggcaAATGTAATGATCAACGTCCTTAGGGATAAGGCACCGTAATAAAGAAGAagagagacgaatttgcaatggttatagccaaccttcattagtgaagtcagcactagaagaagaagaagaagaagaagaagaagaagaagaagaagaagaagaaaaagaacaagaagaagaacaagaagaagaagaacaagaagaagaagaagaagttgtggAGGTGGATAAGGATTATAATTTCTGGGAGATACGAATTCAAAATGAAATCAGCCTAATAAGTAAATACAAAACAATAATGAAttgaatatattattattaaaaacgaaatattttGATCAAACTATCATATCCAAgacattttttgtataaaaagttgAGGGTAAATACTTACCCTTCAGAGATCGGGTCATAATGGGACAACGCCTCTCAGGAGTGCCCTTTCTAAGCGAAGTTACAACATCGAATCGACAGATTCGATCCAAAAAGCTTTCTGCATTTAAAGAAAgcatgtattatttattttaggaGTTATGTAAATGAAAAGGAAGTTCCAAAAAACACcaccattttaaaaatatttaggaAGAATCAAACACACATCTTATTAACATCATATTATCACATTAACTTACCATCTTTGCCATCTAAACACCGTAGGAGATACTTCAACGTTGCTAAAGAAGCTGCATATAGAGCAAGGGATCACCGAAGAAGATGATGAATTTGTTGCAACCAtttatctgaaaaaaaaaaagaatgtgtgtgtactttgtacgcacgtaagaagttatacttctattatatgatttcaacgaaatcaatatatgtactttaaacagtttatttatattttatttaaatattaaactaattttaatactttccaaaaatttttatgaaaataatacgaaaaactaaaaaaataaaagaataaaacacactcaaacaaagaaattatttctgaacaattgttgagaaaattttaactaaatacgtattttctaaaaaaatatataataaatatacttacaattataaaatgtataaaaaaataaaaaaaaaagaatgtgtgtgtactttgtacgcacgtaagaagttatacttctattacatattatgtgattttaacgaaattgatataatgtactttaaacagtttatttatattttatttaaatattaaactaattttaatacttactactttccaaaaatttttattaagacaataccaaaaatttaaaaaaataaaagaataaaacgcacacaaacacattgaaaaatgccacaaagaaaaaatgatttctgaacgataataattgttggcaaaaattttaaatacgcattttctgaaaaaaaaaattatataataaatatacttacaatcataaaatgcataaaaaaataataacttgcatcgggattcgaacccgcgaatttggggacgctttgattcgtaatcgaagcctagactcactcatccaattactcattatttgtcatgtgaAAAAATATgtcaactgaacgttttactgtttgacagttattctgaatttaaatcaaattatgtagtttgatttttgtggaagaaaatattaaaatataacaacacagtaagaaaacaatatattagatgaagattggtagaacttttgttgataatcaaattaagcatgtaaatcaaagcattgtGTAGGTTACTAGCAGGTATTgaacgaaaacaatttaataaaatcaacACAAGCAATAAACAATACAAATTACCTGCCAATTACTATTTTTCTTCGATAGCTACTATTGGTAGAGATTAAATGGAAATTCTCATAGGTGCCATACACTTATTAATACACACATTTAAATCAATTGTTGGTGGTCAAATAACTCAAACGATAACAGGATAtaggtaataataaaatatggtaaaaaGTCTACTAGGTTACTTACAATTGTTAATCAGGACGCGTCGACCAAGTCACTATTTTTTGCGTGTTGACATTTCAGCGGGCTAAATGCATCTCTTCGATGTCGAAGGGAGAACAAAATTCCTGGTTTTCACGTGATTAGTCCTTTTGCCCGCGGCCCAGATAGGCATTCGAAAATATGCAAGCGAGGAACCACGGGCGTCGACAAGGGTAAAAGGAACATGATTTCGAACTATTCACACAACAAATCAATTTATCGGAATTTCCAACATTCTCCCCCCTTTAAAGGCCATAAGGTATTTAACAATTACTAATAATATATATCACTACTTGGGCAacaagtaatgacaaaaaaaaaacaaatccaataaacaaaaaaatactaaaatacttaaacaaaaaagatattaaAACTTAAGCTcaaatcaaaactaaaattaaaatggtgGTTTTGTCGCAGTCGTACTAACAAATCcgaacaaaaaaaactaaatctaAAGTAACGAAACGTAAATCTAAAGTAACGAAAAGTTGACATCTAGTCCTCTATCGGCAAGGGACAGAGTCGGACAAGAGGCCGTTTCAAAGTTCCGTTAGTCGTACGCACGGTGGCTACCCGAGCTACCCCGTCTTTGCCCGCATGCAATTCAACAAGACGCGCGAGAGGCCATTTACACGGAGCCAAATTATCCTCCTTCAAAACAACTAAACTACCGATTTTGGGTACAAAGCCAGAATCTAACCATTTGGACCTTTGTTGTAAGGTATGCAAATACTCCTTACGCCATCGAGCCCAAAAATCCCTATGGATGCGTTGTAACAACTGCCATCGGGACAAACGATTGAGGGATACCTTCGAAAAATCAGGCACAGGCAATGATGTTAAAGGTTCGAGAGTCAGGAAATGCCCTGGGGTCAAAGCGTTGAGATCTTCAACATCATTGGTCAATGGGGTGAGAGGACGCGAATTCAAAACGGACTCAATCAACGTCAAAACAGTGTAAAACTCTTCATATGTCAAAATTTGAGCCCCGACTATCCGAGCAATATGTTCTTTTACAGAACGAATGCCGCGCTCATAAATACCACCAAAATGCGGAGCCGCAGGAGGAGCaaaagaaaatttaatattttctttatcgAGAGCACCCTCCATAAAGCTACGCAATTGTCGATACGCGCCATGAAAGTTGGTACCGTTATCACAAAATACTTGCGATACTCGACCTCTCCGAGCAATAAAACGCTGTAAAGCGGCTAAAAAGGCTTCTGCGGACAAATCACTAGCCAATTCAAGATGTAAAGCCTTTGTGGCACAACAAACAAAGAGGCACAAATATGCTTTTTGACTTCTAACTCCTCGATAACGAGACATAGTTATCGAAAAAGGCCCACCATAATCTACCCCACAAATCGAAAAGGGTTTAATGGCTCCGAGACGAAATTTAGGCAAATCACCCATAAGGGGCTGTAAAGCCCTAGGAGATTGCTTCCAACATCTAATGCACTTAGACAAGACTGAATTAACGGACTGCTTAGAAGACAATATCCAAAACCTTTGACTCACCAAAAATTGAGTACTCTTAAATCCAGCATGTAAGTACTTTTCATGATAATGACGAACTAGGAGAGTCGTAAGACGAGATTTCTTTGGTAACAAAAAGGGGTGTTTTGCCTCATACGACAAGGAAGACTGCGATAGACGACCACCTACTCTTAAACACTGAGTATCATCATCTAAAAATACTCCTAATTTGCGAAATGGTTTTGGAAACGAGTTCGACTGAAGCTGGTCTTCAAAATACTGTTCCTGTGTAAACCTAACAAGAATAATTAACGAGCTTTCCAATTCTACTGAACTCAAGGGTCCTACACGTCTTGACCTTTTCAAACGAGAGTTGTGCGCGAATCGCAACATAAAGGCCAAAATTCTTTGGATAGAGGTAAAAGACGATTGGTTTTCTAACAAACAAGACAAAAAATGTTCCTCACGAGTGGAAACAAACACTAAACTTTTCTTTACCTCTTCCGAAGGGGAATTTTCCCGCAATGATGGAGGAACCTCTGGAAATATTAATGGAACATGATATAAAAACGAAGGACCTGTCAACCAGTCTAGTTTCGATACAAAAGCGGCCGGTAGCATGCCTCGCGAAGGCGCGTCGGCTGCATTACTTTGAGATTCAATGTAATGCCACGAATAATTTTGACTATGGGTCTGGATATACGAAATGCGATTTGCGACGAAAATTTTAAACCTAGAAGGTGAACTTTTAATCCAGTGCAATACTATTTGTGAGTCTATCCAAGCATATACCTTTTGAAAGATTATATTCTTCCACGACTGTGACACAAACGACATAAGTTTGACCAAATGAACAGCAGCTAACAATTCTAATCGAGGGATCGTAATCTGTTTCATAGGAGCTACTTTCGATTTGGCACAAAGTAAATTAACTTGAACCATGTTCTGACTATCAATACTACGAATATAAACGACACAAGCGTATCCCTTTTCACTGGCATCAGCAAATCCATGAAGTTTTAAGATGGGACaagaggaaatattcaaaaaacgagGAATTTTAAACTGTGAAATAAGAGATAATTCACTTTTATATTGCTCCCACACACGAATAATTTCTGAGGGAGGACGATCATCCCATTCAAGACCAGTTGCCCAAAGTCGTTGGATTAAATGTTTGATGAAAAAGGTAATAGGTGTTAGATAACCACACGGGTCATAAATTCGAGCTAATTCGGACAAAAACGATCTTTTAGTACAAGGGACATCCTGCAATTTGACTGCAAATTGAAAGACATCGGACTGTGCAATCCACTTCAAACCAAGGATTTTTAAAGAAGGACCATTTGATTCTGGATCAAAATTAATAGAATGAGGATTAATATGCGATTCCGGAAATTGCGACAACAATTTGGGTTCGTTCGAACACCATTTCCGTAACTCAAAGCCTCCTAACTTCAACAAAGCGACTAATTCTTCGACTAAACTTTGTGCTTCTTCGAGCGTCGAAGCACCGAAAACAAAATCATCAATATACGAAGCATTACAAACGAGCGAGGCGGCTTTAGGAAAAGGAGAGCCTTCGTCCAACACTAGTTGTTGAAGGGTTCTTAGAGCGAGATACGGCGAGGATACAACTCCAAAAGTGACAGTTAACAAACGATATTCCTGAATCTCCTCAAAGCTAGAAAATCTCCATAACACACGTTGATAATCCGTATGCTCAGGAACTACTAAAATATTACGATACATCTGACGAATATCTGAACACAACGCAAAACGATTAAGTCTAAAATTTAACAAAAGCGAGACGATGTCCTGTTGTAGCTTAGGACCGACTAATAAATAATAATTCAACGATTTACCAAGCCTGGGACTTTTCTGAGACGCATTATATACCACTCGAATTTTAGTAGAGACACTTTCCGATTTAACAACACAATGGTGTGGGATATAATACTTTCCCTTTGTCTTTTCGCCCTCAGGAACCAATTGCATATGACCTAAATCAATATACTTCTGCATATGGGACGAATAATCCTTTTGCAAACCCGGCTGACGAAACAAGCGACGTTCCAACGAAATAAATCTGTTTAAAGCAACATCATAGCTATCTTTTAAACAAGGCGGCGATTCACGAAAAGGCAAAGACACAACATATTTTCCCGAGACGTTCCGACTACGTGTTTCCCGATAAATGGTTTCGCACAGAACGTCTTCCGGGTCTGAAACTGGCTCTTCCGGTATGTTCTCCAGTTCCCAAAATTTCCTTAACGAAGAATCTAACGAGTCTTCCACATTTGAAAGACAAACAAGCGACGAAGAAGAAAAACAAGTTGACGAAAGGTTAGGTGTGCTAGTTGGGCCCAACAAAATATATCCAAAAACGGTATTTAGGGCATCAGGTTGTCCCGGTTtaccttcaattttaccctctaACCACACCTTCGAAAATATACTACAACCAATTAACAAATCGACCGATTGACTACAATTAAATTTGGGATCAGCTAACTTCAAATTTTTAATATCTATTTGGGTACAAGCAGAAATATCTATTTGGGTGCTGGGCAAATCCGAACAAACCCGATCTGTAATAATAGCCTCCAAATGAAACACCGGTGACTGCTGATGACGAGGTTGGATAGAGAAACTTATTTGCCCCTGATTCAGTTTCGTTTGCATCGAATTGAGTCCGTTAACTTCGAACGAGCAAGGAGTTTTAGGCCATCCCAATCCATTGGCAGCCTTTCGACTAATGAACGAACTCATCGAATCCGAATCAATAAGACATCTCAAGGGTTGTTTGCACCCTTTACTGTCAATTGCATGAACCAAAACAGTACCGAGCAAGATTTCCTTTTTGGTTTCATTTTTATTTCCTACAAAACTAGCGGCACAATGGGATACTTCAGGAGACGATTCGATTCCCGATGTCCCTGGACTATTATTTTCTGAGGACGACTGACTATTGGAACGGTTTCTCTCGAAGTGTAACAAACTATTATGGAGATGACTACTACATTTGCTACATTTGAAGGATTTAGGACACGACTTGACTGAATGGTTAGCCTGATTAAGACACTTAATACAGGAAGAAGACTCTTTACAAAACTGATATCTCTCTTTTGGCGATTTTTTCAAGAACAACGAACACTGGTTGAGATAATGGCTTTGTTTGCATAGAGCGCAACATACTGAAGACGAATTTGTCACGAACGACGAGCTACTACGATTGTGCCTTGAATCACCAGCCTGGTGTTTGGAGTTGGCCCTTGGCTCCGTGCTATTTGGGGCCCGCGATGACTTCTTTCCCTCACCTATACTACTGTCTAAATTATCATACGCGATGTATTGGGTTTCGATGAACGctactaattttttaaatgaagGAATTCCATTAGACTTATTTTCCAACTCGAATAGCTTAATGGAATCAACATCTAATTTCGACAAAAGCAAATTGAACATAATGAAATCCCAATGCTCAGTGGGAAGGCCTAAAGTTTTCAATGCGGCTAAATTTTCTAAAAAGGTGTCTACTAATTTAGCTAGATTTTTCGAGTTAACCGCAGATATTTTTGAACGCCCATTATTGCATCCCAATGGGCGGTCGCACAACGACGAACATTTGTGTACCGTTTAACAATTAAATCATAAGCCACTTGGTAATTATCGTTAGTTATGGGCAAATTGCGAATTAAGCTAAGCGGAGTCCCGtctaaacaacctttcaaatatttgaatttttctacGTTTCCTAGGGCTGCATTGTTATGCACTATCGAATTATAAAGGTCTATAAAGGatgcaaaattaataaaatttccTTGAAAATGCGGAAGATCAATACGAGGTAAGCGAATGTGCGAAGGATGAGCTCCGCCGGAAGCACAAGACGCTGGACCTGGACTTTCAGATGGTGACCCAAAGAATTCCGCgtcaaaaacttttattttgtagAATAAGTCCAAGAATAATTCTCGGACTTTTTCTTCGTCCCCCGTATCTGAATCCGGTACCGACAAAACATTATTAATAATGCTTGTATGCTGCTTTAAAAATTCGTCCTTGATCAAATCTATTTCACTAACTCTAATTTTAAACAACGATCTTAAACTCAAGTCCGACACTGCTCTATTACCCAAATCAAAAATGGACTGAATGTCATTGAGCGCTGTATGCCGCTGGAATTTCAATTTTCTCGATTTATCAATTCcaact from Diabrotica virgifera virgifera chromosome 5, PGI_DIABVI_V3a includes these protein-coding regions:
- the LOC126884880 gene encoding uncharacterized protein LOC126884880, which encodes MFNLLLSKLDVDSIKLFELENKSNGIPSFKKLVAFIETQYIAYDNLDSSIGEGKKSSRAPNSTEPRANSKHQAGDSRHNRSSSSFVTNSSSVCCALCKQSHYLNQCSLFLKKSPKERYQFCKESSSCIKCLNQANHSVKSCPKSFKCSKCSSHLHNSLLHFERNRSNSQSSSENNSPGTSGIESSPEVSHCAASFVGNKNETKKEILLGTVLVHAIDSKGCKQPLRCLIDSDSMSSFISRKAANGLGWPKTPCSFEVNGLNSMQTKLNQGQISFSIQPRHQQSPVFHLEAIITDRVCSDLPSTQIDISACTQIDIKNLKLADPKFNCSQSVDLLIGCSIFSKVWLEGKIEGKPGQPDALNTVFGYILLGPTSTPNLSSTCFSSSSLVCLSNVEDSLDSSLRKFWELENIPEEPVSDPEDVLCETIYRETRSRNVSGKYVVSLPFRESPPCLKDSYDVALNRFISLERRLFRQPGLQKDYSSHMQKYIDLGHMQLVPEGEKTKGKYYIPHHCVVKSESVSTKIRVVYNASQKSPRLGKSLNYYLLVGPKLQQDIVSLLLNFRLNRFALCSDIRQMYRNILVVPEHTDYQRVLWRFSSFEEIQEYRLLTVTFGVVSSPYLALRTLQQLVLDEGSPFPKAASLVCNASYIDDFVFGASTLEEAQSLVEELVALLKLGGFELRKWCSNEPKLLSQFPESHINPHSINFDPESNGPSLKILGLKWIAQSDVFQFAVKLQDVPCTKRSFLSELARIYDPCGYLTPITFFIKHLIQRLWATGLEWDDRPPSEIIRVWEQYKKVPPSLRENSPSEEVKKSLVFVSTREEHFLSCLLENQSSFTSIQRILAFMLRFAHNSRLKRSRRVGPLSSVELESSLIILVRFTQEQYFEDQLQSNSFPKPFRKLGVFLDDDTQCLRVGGRLSQSSLSYEAKHPFLLPKKSRLTTLLVRHYHEKYLHAGFKSTQFLINGCNKFIIFFGDPLLYMQLL